DNA from Toxoplasma gondii ME49 chromosome X, whole genome shotgun sequence:
ttttcctgtctttctgtgtcttttttcttgtcttttgcGTCACGTTTTGTTCGTCGTTCTGCATTACCTGTCTGAGAACCAGTCTCGCCGAAATTCGCAGAGGCTCTTCCCGgacgaacgagagagcgcccgccgtctcctccgtGTCATCGTCATTTCCGCCCGTATGGCAGCGACCCTTTCTCGAAACAGAGGCTGCCCGTTCGTCCTCTTCAcatgagagagaggaagaaggagagcgggaaggagagacagaagcctGCCCACAGCCTGGACGGTCTCTGGGAGAACTCTGCCTCATTGCTGTTGGCAAGAAGGAAGCTGGGGGAGACGAACGTCTCTGCGAAGAGAGAATTCGTTTTCGATTTGGAACTCGGAGGCGCATGCGAGGGTGGAACGAACGTCATCTCAGCCGTAGCAACCAGACAGGAAGAACAACATACACAGGCGTTGGAggcagcgagaaaaggagagagaggaagaagtcgagaggtaaagagatagagagaaagagagagagtgtgTTTGAGGTACACAGGGGATGAGATGGAGTAAGGGAGAGGTAGAGAGgcaacgcgacagagagagggggaaaTAGACAGAGAGGTGGAGTAAGACGCAGgtagaaacagagaagaagaaggagaaaaagagagaatggagagggATATTCAGGGTACCGTCGACAGAAGGTCTCAGAAGGggaaagaaatggagaaatTGAAGGAGAGTGGTAGACCCTAAATGGTGCAGAGGAAGCTTGAAACAGAGAGGTCGCGCGAAAGAGTGACAGGTGAGAATGGATTCGTGTAAATGAAGAGctagagagaaggagagacaacacAAGGAATGAAATTGCTCGAGAGAAAAGTTCTCCAGTGTTCGAACCGGCTTTCCGCAAGACACCAGGAGAGAGGGCGGGCCTCGTGTACCAGCCGGGAAAAGAGTCACGaggctcttttctctgcgtctttgtctttctaTTAACACGctgaaacgaagaagagcgaaataAGAAAGGTTGTCGTCccctgaaaaagaaaagcaggagaaTAGGAGGAAATCGAACCCGAGAAACACCACTAGCCACCAGCGAAGAATGATGTGCTTTTCTCAGCATGCAACACACACGGGCAGACAAGACAGCTCGTTTCGATGGAAACCAGAGTCGCTTTCCAAAAGATCTTCCCCAGAAAGGCGACAAAGATCCTTGACATGTGAAGGCACCGGAAATCTAAAGCTCTCTCACTCTTGACCTTGCTCACTTTGCAAAGAGGTACCAGCTGACCACACACGAAggtggaagaaaagagcgagagaagaagaaaagaagagcgatgagaaaagagcgaggagaaaggaaagatgGGTGTGCAAGTTGTTACCGCCTTTCGAGACACTGAGTATGCCTGTCTCGGAAGTCTCCTATTGTTTGAGAAGGTCCGCATTACCTGAattcgtctgcttcctctcgtgTTCTGAAACGCAGTGTGTATACACTCTCTCGTACGCATCATCTTGCCAgaacatatgcatacacaaaCACGCATTTCTTcatatatctatacacatatatatagatatatatgcttCTTTCTACTATTGTCTTGCGATTAGTTTTCTTCGTAGCGATGAGTCGTGAGAGCTTGAGGTCCAGATTCTCGGTCATGTGGCGCAAAAAGTAGTTCGGGTTTACGGCTTTcaagagacacaagaagcTCTTCCTTTGcatgttcttctttctccagaaTAATAGAGACCTTTTTGGAGCTTTGAAGGACTTGACAACATATATACCGTGGGAGATGACTCCCTTTTCACACATTCTTCTCCGATTTCACGACCAGAGACGGGCGGCCTTACACCCCGCCCCGCGCAGTGGAGCCCCGCTGAGCCTCAGTCCCCTTTTCTCAAGTAACTTTGCTTTAATCTCTACATGTAGAGAAACATAAATGCACCCGTTCATCGGTTGAGGCTCGCCTCTTCATCTCCACAGTTCTCCACCATTAAATGTGTAtgtcatatatatatatatatatatatatatatatgtatatattataCATGTGCACTCCGAAATAAGCATGCTGTCAATATGTACTCAGATacatttatttatatatgtatatatatacatacgaTACACATTTGCATTCCTAAATGTGCTTGATGTAAGTATTattcatatgcatatatatatatatatatatatatatatatatccacatAAATGAATATGTGGAGAGGCTGCGATAGTCGCAGGTGGACACCGtagtttccttccttcccctcAATTTACCAAGTTGGCTGTAGGTAAGAGGACACTAatccactgcatgcaccttaTGCGAGTGACTCTGGGGAAAAAGTCGCTTGCCCCCGTCTGAAAAAAGGGGAATGCATGCATTATTTGCGTCTGTAGTTCACCATTTTTCATTGTGTGTTTTTTGCGAAGACATACACCCGAGGGATGACACGTTGAGCTCTTCTGCGGAGGCAATGAGAGTTGACCAGAGAATCGCTGAGGCCGCAAAATCTGACTGAAAAAAAAGGTCTTTGACATTTGGGCACGCTTTCATGCTTGAGTGTCTCAGGATTCCAAGCTACGAGCTGCGCCCTCCGTTGGGTCTCCAtgaacgagaaaaacgacagagtAGATCTCGCGTCAGACAAGATGCTTCTACAACACACCTCACCGTGCTTTCGccctcctccgccttcctgcctctcttaATTGTCTACGTCCGAAACAGGACACGTGCGCCTTCTGAGCACgcctcgggtgtacgtacactcggCGTCGCTCGATGCATCTCCGTGAGGTCagtctcgggtgtacatacaccgcatGGAAATAGGGAAGGGTATACATAGGAGCAAAGGCTGTGTACGCTTTAAAAACTTCCTGTGCATGTCGACACTGGGCTTCGTAAGTTAATCCATCGTCGTCCCTCTGCCGTTGGGGGTTTCCTATAACGGGTCCTTTGATTTCTTCAATTTTCGAGTTCGCCGCAGCGCGCAAGGTCCGCCTGCTTTACATTCACGTGAAACGCGTACGAACGTATCCTAGAGGGCTGACGAAACAAGATGCACTTTGCGTTCGGTTTTCCGATTTACTATGCCCCTGCACGCAGGCCTACGTTCACCCAGAGGAGTCTCGAAtggatctctctctccctttaCACTGTCCTCCGGCTCTTCagctctctttcctcttcatgCCCGTTTGCCTACTTCATAGATATAGAAAGAAACGGAGTTACAGAGAGGCccgtacatatatatacatgcatttcTATGTATAGACGTGGACGGGTACGGCGACAGCAGGATTGAGATGCGAGAAATGGACGGTTGCTCTGAGggcgaggaacgagagatTCCCCAGGTGTTTATAGAAGATCAACTGTGAGATGTCAAAGAGCCTTCGGCACGGGCAGCGCCACATGCTCACAAGAACCGGGGATAAACGGGAACGGCGGTCGAAGACCTGATTCTGAAAAACACTAAGAGAAGCCATTCTTGGAACTCTTTCTCCCCACAGTCTATTTCGCCTTCGCGCTCTCCTTCCCAGTCCACCCACGAGAGGTGCATGTACATCTCGAGACACAGGGAGTTCGTGAGTGCCTTCTCCGCGGCTTCGCCTGTCGGACGGCCTCTCTCGTGGTCGCGCGAACCGCGTGCGCTTCCCGCgtttcttcacttttttccttcctcccaTCGTCCTTCGCGTTTGCAACGGGGGCAAGGAACGCAGCTCTTGTTGAGCATCTTGGCCATCTCCGCCGTCGGGGCCTGCGGCGCGAACTcgcccctctgtctccgcgaccCCACAAGCGGGTCTCCGTGCAGCGAACGGAGGACGAGGGCGCCCCTGCGTTTGAGCAGCAAACTCGCGTCTGcaagaggcaggagagagaacttGGAAGCAGCCGAAGAAGCTGCGGCAGCGACGACCCGGCGCGAGACACCCTTATCCCTAGTTcctccagaagaagagggagacgaagaggaagaaggacggtTTCCTTGGGCTTCGTTAGATGCCCCGACACTTTCCAGGTGCACAGCGTCTCCGGAGGCGCCCGAAAGGAAGCGAGTCTCCCCCTTTTTGCGGAGGATGTGATGCTGCTGGGTGAGGATGAGTTTAATGGCGTCGCTTGTctgaaagaagaacgagcaAGCCGAACAGTGGAGCGTCAGGAAGCACCGCCTCCCGATGCCGCCGACTCGACGTGCTGCCATGGTGGAAAagacgagacgaaggagaaggagacgaaggcaacgaaggaaaaaagcgaagacgcgacacggaggcgaagaggagggaggtAATAGGAGAGGGCGAAGACGCAAAGGGAgacggaaaggagaagggcGGCCACGCGAACaagaggggaggaggagaggaaacgatgaagacaaggggaagaagggcagggagacgaagaataacaaagaaagaagaacggagaggtgaagcgaaggagctgggcggacgcgaaaaaggaagacgaatcagaagagcagagagaagagagggagaagaggatgcgtcggagaagacggagacgatagggaggagagagataGAAACGGGACCGAcgatgaaggaagagacgaagcgatgaggagaaggaagacaacgAGATGAACAAGAGAtaaagacgaaaaaggaaaaaggaagcgcGGGATACGAcgagatgcagaagaagaacagagcacggagtggagaagaaggagcgatGAACAaactgaagacgaagacgagctCTCGGCGGCTTTACGTGGAAGCAGGTGTGTACAAGCGAAGCCAAAGGGAGACGGCGATTTGGAGTTCTTAGAGGAATACAGGGGATGAAGCGTAGACCGTCGCAGGAATCTCAGAGTTCAGCAACCTGACGAACAGAGCATCAATCCGGCTTAGTTGAGCAGCGGCCCTGTGTCTGGCTCCAGACACTGGGTCCTTCCaccgaaaaaggagacagcgagtcTCCTATGCGAGACCAGCCTTAGCATGTGAAACACAGAGGAACGATTTCTTTGggatttccttctttccttgtctATTCTCCCGTCCATCatctttttttcgttgcatgcagagagacggtCCTCCCGAGCAACTTTCCTCCACCTCCACAGTTCAGGCCACGTTTGAACACACGGCGCGTTGACagtggaaggaaaaaagcaTCTCTTTTCGTACTAAAGAAGGCTcattgctttcttctttttgtgtGGCCACCAAGGACCGACTATTCACGCGCCCAGTCGCTCTTGGAGCAGCACCGTGCGCATGCGAACACCTGGTGCTGGCACTGAGGCCTCGGGGCGATACAAACGGGTGGTCTCCACAGCAGGAACCTCTCTCttggttctctctcgctctcgtctttttcctttttccgctctgtctctcctcgcctgaGGACTCCCTTCTTGTCTcatcctgtctcctccacttcctttcttccttcatcCTTGCAGTCTCGCTGCCCGCCAGCTCCGAGCAGGAGGCTCTCCCCTGAACGGCCCtccctttttccttcttctctccgcttttcctcgttctcctcctccgtcgtctccatCCCATacgtcctctgcgtctgctcgctgcttctcgaggCCGCTGGGGCGCCGCCACGGCGGGTCGGCCGGCGCATGCGGCCGCCGCGCATCCACTGCGgccttcgctttcgtctgtgtctctttcgcctgAGCTGAGAGGCTGCGTTGTCGTTGTGTCGAGTCTCTGCAGTCTCTGGGCGCCAGCCGTGAGAAGCGAAGATGCGGCGGAAGGCTTGgtcgctcctgtctctgcccgCCGGGGGCGCACAGCCGCGGCGGGCGCAGAGGCGGAGCGGCGCCGGGCCGTTTTTTGTGTGGGGTGACGTCAGGAaccagcgaaggagacagagaagcgggaTCGAGGGCAGTTCGCTGTcgcgttccttctccgccAATGTGTCAGGGAGGCAATCACGGACAGAGGTGCAGGAAGGCGTTCCTAAAATGGATGAAAGCTCGCGGTCCAGTCGCTCCTCTTTGCTCCGAAGTCGAACGGCTGCACCTCCAGCGGACGCGCTGACTCCTCCTGCGAACTGTCCCGCGACTC
Protein-coding regions in this window:
- a CDS encoding hypothetical protein (encoded by transcript TGME49_227310~Signal peptide predicted by SignalP 2.0 HMM (probability 0.922) with cleavage site probability 0.894 at residue 31); translation: MAARRVGGIGRRCFLTLHCSACSFFFQTSDAIKLILTQQHHILRKKGETRFLSGASGDAVHLESVGASNEAQGNRPSSSSSPSSSGGTRDKGVSRRVVAAAASSAASKFSLLPLADASLLLKRRGALVLRSLHGDPLVGSRRQRGEFAPQAPTAEMAKMLNKSCVPCPRCKREGRWEEGKK